In a single window of the Streptomyces sp. NBC_00094 genome:
- a CDS encoding 4-hydroxyphenylacetate 3-hydroxylase family protein translates to MTRSGQEYLEALRDGREIWLDGERVKDVTAHPAFRASAASFAGLYDLADDPVHHPVLVQGGVRRAYAVPRSYEDLVARRRAFRTTARASYGFLGRTPDYLAAGAAGFAAAPAVFTGDTFDGAEHALAFHRRLAEGDLHAAFTLTNPASGPGEDDLTLRIVGERDGGIVVRGAKTIGTGAVFADEILVGTIEPLPADDTEHAVTFSLRLDTPGVKLISRTSYEARSRSVFDHPLSSRYDENDAMLVCEDVFVPWERVLTYRDPATTGAIWWQTPAYLNFVHQSATRFWTKLEFLTGLAILVTRSHGTENLPPVTQAVGRLLGMVAQAKAFVLAAEASYEEVDEGRGGVRPGQEISFAQRIMAGELYPRAVQDIKLLAGGALVQLPASGRDLLHPELGPLVRQYFRTPGHPAEDRLKLLKLAWDALGSEFAGRHEQYERFYHGAPHVYLTMQTWAGSAAECERLAQSCLDGYGLGTTR, encoded by the coding sequence GTGACGAGGTCCGGGCAGGAGTATCTGGAGGCGCTGCGGGACGGGCGCGAGATCTGGCTCGACGGGGAGCGCGTCAAGGACGTCACCGCGCACCCCGCCTTCCGGGCCTCCGCGGCCTCCTTCGCCGGTCTGTACGACCTCGCCGACGACCCCGTGCACCACCCCGTCCTGGTCCAGGGCGGGGTGCGGCGCGCCTACGCCGTGCCCCGCTCGTACGAGGACCTGGTGGCCCGGCGCCGGGCCTTCCGTACGACGGCCCGGGCGAGTTACGGATTCCTCGGCCGCACCCCCGACTACCTGGCGGCCGGCGCGGCCGGGTTCGCCGCCGCGCCCGCCGTCTTCACCGGGGACACCTTCGACGGAGCCGAGCACGCCCTCGCCTTCCACCGCCGGCTCGCCGAGGGCGACCTGCACGCCGCCTTCACCCTCACCAACCCCGCCTCGGGCCCCGGCGAGGACGACCTCACGCTCCGGATCGTCGGGGAGCGGGACGGGGGGATCGTCGTCCGCGGCGCCAAGACCATCGGCACCGGGGCGGTCTTCGCCGACGAGATCCTCGTCGGCACGATCGAACCGCTGCCCGCCGACGACACCGAGCACGCCGTGACCTTCTCCTTACGGCTCGACACCCCCGGCGTGAAACTGATCTCCCGCACCTCCTACGAGGCGCGCTCCCGGTCCGTCTTCGACCACCCGCTCTCCTCCCGGTACGACGAGAACGACGCGATGCTCGTCTGCGAGGACGTGTTCGTGCCCTGGGAGCGGGTCCTCACCTACCGGGACCCGGCCACCACCGGCGCGATCTGGTGGCAGACGCCCGCCTACCTGAACTTCGTCCACCAGTCCGCCACCCGCTTCTGGACGAAACTGGAGTTCCTCACCGGCCTCGCGATCCTCGTCACCCGCTCCCACGGCACCGAGAACCTGCCGCCCGTCACCCAGGCCGTCGGCCGGCTCCTCGGCATGGTCGCCCAGGCCAAGGCCTTCGTCCTCGCCGCCGAAGCCTCGTACGAGGAGGTCGACGAGGGCCGCGGCGGGGTCCGGCCGGGCCAGGAGATCTCCTTCGCCCAGCGGATCATGGCCGGCGAGCTCTACCCGCGCGCCGTCCAGGACATCAAGCTCCTCGCCGGCGGCGCCCTCGTCCAGCTCCCCGCGAGCGGCCGGGACCTCCTCCACCCCGAACTCGGGCCGCTGGTCCGGCAGTACTTCCGCACCCCGGGCCACCCCGCCGAGGACCGCCTGAAGCTCCTCAAACTGGCCTGGGACGCGCTCGGTTCCGAGTTCGCGGGCCGCCACGAGCAGTACGAGCGCTTCTACCACGGAGCCCCGCACGTCTACCTGACCATGCAGACCTGGGCGGGCTCCGCCGCGGAGTGCGAACGGCTCGCCCAGTCCTGCCTCGACGGCTACGGCCTGGGGACGACCCGGTGA
- a CDS encoding MFS transporter, whose protein sequence is MTKPPAARRGALVLLAATQLLLITDTAIVNVALPSVGADLGSGSASLSWVANAYLITFGGLLLLAGRCADLLGHRRVLLAGLALLAAASAAGGLAPGAAALVAARAAQGVGAALAAAAAFALLLLLFPHGPARHRALGAFAAMGGLGGVLGTVLGGVLTELLGWRSTFWLNVLLAAVLAILALRLLDDRAGHLGGGFDLAGALTATAGTGLVAYALVGGAASGWTSARTLGAGGAGLVLLLAFAAVETRAAAPLVPPQVLARPALRLANVLAALAQTALFPMFFLVSLYLQSVLGYAPLGGGLGLLPLSLVVVAVAPQTGRLLFRIGLHRTMTLGFVLLCAGTLWLALALTADGTFASTVLAPSLLLGAALPLVMVTTNVAATAEAAPEETGLASGLVNTSQQFGSVLGLAVLVAVATSRTEAGDATRAAAETAGFRAALLTGAAFAALAALLSVRLHLPERAPAPEEAGVPERR, encoded by the coding sequence GTGACGAAGCCGCCGGCGGCGCGGCGCGGGGCACTCGTCCTCCTCGCCGCCACCCAGCTCCTGCTGATCACGGACACCGCGATCGTCAACGTCGCCCTGCCCTCCGTCGGCGCCGACCTCGGGTCCGGCTCCGCGAGCCTCTCCTGGGTCGCCAACGCCTACCTGATCACCTTCGGCGGACTGCTCCTCCTCGCGGGCCGCTGCGCCGACCTCCTCGGCCACCGGCGGGTCCTCCTCGCCGGCCTCGCCCTGCTCGCCGCCGCCTCGGCCGCCGGCGGCCTCGCACCCGGGGCCGCCGCGCTCGTCGCCGCCCGGGCCGCCCAGGGCGTCGGCGCCGCCCTCGCCGCGGCCGCCGCCTTCGCCCTGCTGCTCCTGCTCTTCCCCCACGGACCCGCCCGGCACCGGGCGCTCGGAGCCTTCGCCGCGATGGGCGGACTCGGCGGAGTCCTCGGTACGGTCCTCGGCGGCGTCCTCACCGAACTCCTCGGCTGGCGCTCCACGTTCTGGCTGAACGTGCTGCTCGCCGCCGTGCTCGCGATCCTGGCCCTCCGTCTCCTCGACGACCGCGCCGGCCACCTCGGCGGCGGCTTCGACCTCGCCGGGGCGCTCACCGCGACCGCCGGAACCGGGCTCGTCGCCTACGCGCTCGTCGGCGGGGCCGCGTCCGGCTGGACCTCCGCCCGCACCCTCGGCGCCGGGGGAGCCGGGCTCGTGCTGCTCCTCGCCTTCGCCGCCGTCGAGACCCGGGCCGCCGCGCCCCTCGTCCCGCCCCAGGTGCTGGCCCGCCCCGCGCTCCGGCTCGCCAACGTCCTCGCCGCGCTCGCCCAGACCGCCCTGTTCCCGATGTTCTTCCTGGTCAGCCTCTACCTCCAGAGCGTCCTCGGGTACGCGCCCCTGGGCGGCGGCCTCGGCCTGCTGCCGCTCTCGCTCGTCGTCGTCGCGGTCGCCCCGCAGACCGGCCGGCTCCTCTTCCGGATCGGCCTGCACCGGACCATGACCCTCGGCTTCGTCCTGCTCTGCGCCGGCACCCTGTGGCTGGCCCTCGCGCTCACCGCCGACGGCACCTTCGCGAGCACGGTCCTCGCCCCCAGCCTGCTCCTCGGCGCCGCGCTGCCGCTCGTCATGGTCACCACCAACGTGGCCGCCACCGCCGAGGCCGCGCCCGAGGAGACCGGACTCGCCTCCGGGCTCGTCAACACCAGCCAGCAGTTCGGCTCCGTCCTCGGCCTCGCCGTCCTGGTGGCCGTCGCCACCTCCCGTACCGAGGCGGGGGACGCCACCCGCGCCGCCGCCGAGACGGCCGGCTTCCGCGCCGCGCTGCTCACCGGCGCGGCCTTCGCCGCCCTGGCCGCCCTGCTCTCCGTACGCCTCCACCTCCCGGAGCGGGCCCCGGCCCCCGAGGAGGCCGGTGTACCCGAGCGACGCTGA